In the Arachis ipaensis cultivar K30076 chromosome B10, Araip1.1, whole genome shotgun sequence genome, one interval contains:
- the LOC107622956 gene encoding F-box/kelch-repeat protein At1g55270 isoform X2, with product MVDTTACLCRVDTGLKTVAGAKRYVPGTKLCLRPDIKPSIHPTRNKPARGDRSRNQSPLLPGLPDDLAIACLIRVPRVEHRKLRLVCKRWYRLLTGNFFYSLRKSLGVAEEWIYVIKRDRDGKISWHAFDPVYQLWQPLPPIPKEYSGALGFGCAVLSGCHLYLFGGKDPLKGSMRRVIFYSARTNKWHRAPDMLRRRHFFGSCVINNCLYVAGGENEGVHRSLRSAEVYDPNKNRWSFVSDMSTAMVPFIGVVYNGKWFLKGLGSHRQVMSEVYQPDTDSWYPVFDGMVAGWRNPSTTLNGQLYALDCKDGCKLRLYDEITNSWSKHIDSKMHLGNSRAMEAAALVPLNGKLCIIRNNMSISLVDVSKFEHLNGSSAEQLWETIAGKGQFRTLMTNLWSSLAGRNRLKSHIVHCQVLQA from the exons ATG GTTGATACGACTGCATGTTTATGTCGAGTAGATACGGGGTTGAAAACTGTTGCTGGAGCAAAGAGGTATGTCCCTGGAACAAAGCTGTGCCTTCGACCAGATATTAAACCATCCATTCACCCGACAAGAAACAAGCCAGCTCGTGGTGACAGAAGCCGGAATCAGTCCCCACTACTTCCAGGACTTCCTGATGATCTAGCTATTGCTTGCCTTATCCGGGTCCCAAGGGTTGAACACCGCAAACTTCGGTTAGTCTGCAAAAGATGGTATCGTCTCTTGACTGGTAACTTCTTTTACTCACTCCGCAAGAGTCTTGGGGTTGCAGAAGAGTGGATATATGTCATTAAGAGAGACCGAGATGGGAAAATATCATGGCATGCTTTTGATCCTGTGTACCAACTATGGCAGCCCCTGCCTCCAATTCCTAAGGAATACTCTGGAGCTTTGGGTTTTGGCTGTGCAGTTCTAAGTGGTTGTCACCTGTACTTGTTTGGGGGGAAGGATCCACTGAAGGGGTCAATGAGAAGGGTCATCTTTTATAGTGCTAGGACAAATAAATGGCACCGTGCCCCAGATATGCTTCGCAGGCGGCACTTCTTCGGTTCATGTGTCATAAACAATTGTCTGTATGTGGCTGGTGGAGAGAATGAGGGCGTCCATCGGTCCTTGAGATCAGCTGAAGTTTATGATCCTAATAAGAATCGATGGTCATTTGTTTCAGATATGAGCACTGCAATGGTGCCTTTCATAGGTGTTGTCTATAACGGAAAGTGGTTCCTGAAGGGACTTGGTTCTCATCGGCAGGTTATGAGTGAGGTTTACCAGCCAGACACTGATAGCTGGTATCCTGTTTTTGATGGAATGGTTGCCGGCTGGAGGAACCCGAGCACTACTCTCAATGGACAGTTGTATGCCTTGGACTGCAAGGATGGTTGCAAACTTAGGCTTTACGACGAGATTACCAATTCATGGAGCAAACATATTGACAGTAAAATGCATTTAGGGAACTCGCGTGCTATGGAGGCTGCTGCTCTAGTCCCCCTCAATGGCAAACTTTGTATCATCCGGAACAATATGAGCATTTCTCTGGTGGATGTTTCCAAATTCGAACATTTGAACGGATCTTCCGCCGAACAGTTATGGGAAACTATTGCAGGGAAAGGACAGTTCAGGACTTTAATGACGAATCTGTGGTCTAGCCTTGCTGGGAGAAACAGGCTCAAAAGCCACATAGTTCACTGTCAGGTTCTTCAAGCTTAA
- the LOC107622956 gene encoding F-box/kelch-repeat protein At1g55270 isoform X1, producing MDRVIQPPLVDTTACLCRVDTGLKTVAGAKRYVPGTKLCLRPDIKPSIHPTRNKPARGDRSRNQSPLLPGLPDDLAIACLIRVPRVEHRKLRLVCKRWYRLLTGNFFYSLRKSLGVAEEWIYVIKRDRDGKISWHAFDPVYQLWQPLPPIPKEYSGALGFGCAVLSGCHLYLFGGKDPLKGSMRRVIFYSARTNKWHRAPDMLRRRHFFGSCVINNCLYVAGGENEGVHRSLRSAEVYDPNKNRWSFVSDMSTAMVPFIGVVYNGKWFLKGLGSHRQVMSEVYQPDTDSWYPVFDGMVAGWRNPSTTLNGQLYALDCKDGCKLRLYDEITNSWSKHIDSKMHLGNSRAMEAAALVPLNGKLCIIRNNMSISLVDVSKFEHLNGSSAEQLWETIAGKGQFRTLMTNLWSSLAGRNRLKSHIVHCQVLQA from the exons ATGGACAGAGTTATTCAACCTCCTTTG GTTGATACGACTGCATGTTTATGTCGAGTAGATACGGGGTTGAAAACTGTTGCTGGAGCAAAGAGGTATGTCCCTGGAACAAAGCTGTGCCTTCGACCAGATATTAAACCATCCATTCACCCGACAAGAAACAAGCCAGCTCGTGGTGACAGAAGCCGGAATCAGTCCCCACTACTTCCAGGACTTCCTGATGATCTAGCTATTGCTTGCCTTATCCGGGTCCCAAGGGTTGAACACCGCAAACTTCGGTTAGTCTGCAAAAGATGGTATCGTCTCTTGACTGGTAACTTCTTTTACTCACTCCGCAAGAGTCTTGGGGTTGCAGAAGAGTGGATATATGTCATTAAGAGAGACCGAGATGGGAAAATATCATGGCATGCTTTTGATCCTGTGTACCAACTATGGCAGCCCCTGCCTCCAATTCCTAAGGAATACTCTGGAGCTTTGGGTTTTGGCTGTGCAGTTCTAAGTGGTTGTCACCTGTACTTGTTTGGGGGGAAGGATCCACTGAAGGGGTCAATGAGAAGGGTCATCTTTTATAGTGCTAGGACAAATAAATGGCACCGTGCCCCAGATATGCTTCGCAGGCGGCACTTCTTCGGTTCATGTGTCATAAACAATTGTCTGTATGTGGCTGGTGGAGAGAATGAGGGCGTCCATCGGTCCTTGAGATCAGCTGAAGTTTATGATCCTAATAAGAATCGATGGTCATTTGTTTCAGATATGAGCACTGCAATGGTGCCTTTCATAGGTGTTGTCTATAACGGAAAGTGGTTCCTGAAGGGACTTGGTTCTCATCGGCAGGTTATGAGTGAGGTTTACCAGCCAGACACTGATAGCTGGTATCCTGTTTTTGATGGAATGGTTGCCGGCTGGAGGAACCCGAGCACTACTCTCAATGGACAGTTGTATGCCTTGGACTGCAAGGATGGTTGCAAACTTAGGCTTTACGACGAGATTACCAATTCATGGAGCAAACATATTGACAGTAAAATGCATTTAGGGAACTCGCGTGCTATGGAGGCTGCTGCTCTAGTCCCCCTCAATGGCAAACTTTGTATCATCCGGAACAATATGAGCATTTCTCTGGTGGATGTTTCCAAATTCGAACATTTGAACGGATCTTCCGCCGAACAGTTATGGGAAACTATTGCAGGGAAAGGACAGTTCAGGACTTTAATGACGAATCTGTGGTCTAGCCTTGCTGGGAGAAACAGGCTCAAAAGCCACATAGTTCACTGTCAGGTTCTTCAAGCTTAA
- the LOC107622957 gene encoding probable ethanolamine kinase has translation MEVAEQKECQGYASLNILSSPLTIDPSLPLPHIKNHIVELCKNMFKDWSKLDDSCFLVERISGGITNLLLKVSVKEENCVDVSIAIRLFGLNTDSIIDRQRELQATKYISAAGFGATWLGVFGNGMVHSFIIANTLTPSDMREPKQAAKIAKQLQRFHQVEIPGSKEPQLWNEIRKFFEQASVLEFDDIKKQKIYETISFAKVHDEIVELKEVTDRLNSPVVYAHNDLLSGNVMINNEQDKVYLIDYEYASYNYRGYDIGNHFAEYAGFDCDYTFYPNRNEQYHFFRHYLQPERPNEVAREDLETLYVEANAYALASHIFWALWALIQAKLSPIDFDYLGYFFLRYKEYKRQKDKYLLLPRSYIAGCKINGNIHSGIKLV, from the exons ATGGAAGTAGCAGAGCAAAAAGAATGTCAAGGCTATGCCTCACTGAATATTCTGTCATCGCCTCTTACTATAGATCCCTCACTACCACTTCCTCATATCAAGAACCATATTGT GGAGTTGTGCAAGAATATGTTCAAGGACTGGTCAAAGCTGGATGATTCTTGCTTTCTTGTTGAGAGAATATCCGGTGGCATCACAAATTTGT TGCTCAAGGTTTCTGTTAAGGAAGAAAATTGTGTTGATGTCTCTATAGCAATCAGATTGTTTGGACTAAACACTGACAGCATTATCGATCGTCAAAGAGAGTTGCAG GCCACAAAGTACATCTCAGCTGCAGGATTTGGTGCAACGTGGCTTGGAGTTTTTGGGAATGGCATGGTGCATTCGTTTATCATTGCAAATACTCTTACTCCATCAG ATATGCGAGAGCCAAAGCAGGCTGCTAAAATAGCAAAGCAGTTACAAAGATTTCATCAGGTGGAAATTCCAGGTTCTAAGGAACCTCAATTGTGGAATGAGATCAGGAAGTTCTTTGAGCAAG CATCTGTTCTTGAATTTGATGATATTAAAAAGCAGAAGATTTATGAAACGATTTCTTTCGCGAAAGTCCATGATGAAATAGTGGAGCTCAAG GAGGTAACTGACAGGCTTAATTCTCCTGTGGTTTATGCTCACAATGACTTGCTTTCTGGAAATGTCATGATCAACAATGAACAAG ATAAAGTTTACCTCATTGATTATGAGTATGCATCATACAACTACAGAGGTTATGATATAGGAAATCACTTTGCAGAATATGCAGGCTTTGATTGTGACTACACCTT CTACCCAAATAGGAACGAACAATACCATTTTTTCAGGCATTACTTACAACCTGAGAGACCAAACGAG GTAGCTAGGGAGGATCTAGAGACTTTATATGTAGAGGCAAATGCATATGCTCTGGCATCACACATTTTCTGGGCACTGTGGGCTCTAATTCAG GCAAAGTTGTCTCCAATCGATTTTGATTATCTTGGTTATTTTTTCCTTCGATACAAAGAGTACAAAAGGCAGAAAGACAAGTACTTGTTGCTGCCAAGATCCTATATTGCTGGATGCAAAATTAATGGCAACATTCATTCGGGGATCAAACTCGTCTAA